From Octopus bimaculoides isolate UCB-OBI-ISO-001 chromosome 19, ASM119413v2, whole genome shotgun sequence:
aaaataatttgaaagaattaagCAAGATACAAAGAAACGTCTATACATATCCATTTGTCTattatacataatgtaaatacattgcaAAAGGCCAGTTTACTACAATATTCATGCAGAGATAATATCTCACATGGACATGCTGTGTTTAAAAAGGCAATTTATATCAGGCATATGAAGATTGTCCTTTTCATAGCACAAGTCCTGTACTTTTCGAACAGAGATTTTAATTGTGttcattaattatttacttatttcatggATTTATTGCTCCATATTATAAAAGTAATTCAGTCGAGTATTAGTTAATGATTTTCCTTGGTAGTTGAGAAaactatctttattattattattattatttctggctCATCACTCATAAAAAGAAGTTAAACAAAATAAAGGTTGGGCAACTGAAAGTGGCACATTATACGCCGAGATCGTTAATTAGTTTACTGTACACTTTCTGGAGTCAACTGATGAACCCTCTACGTGGTCGCTGGCAGAACCCCTTTTCTACTTTATGCTGCAGTTAACTTCTTTTTTGTGCTacagaaatttcagaaaaaaaaagtttctacCATTTTCACTATcaacaagggacataactctcgACATACTAATTACTTCACATTCATTGCCACAACGGTCGAACTTTCCTCACAAAGTCTCTTCATAATCGACAATATTCCATAGTTTTGTCATgcattatttgaaaaacaaatcaCGGCAAAACTTCATCATGTAGCAGATTAGATTGTTTTTTTCACTTCGTCTTTTTAGATAAAATAAGACAAGTTATTCAAAAGAATGTTTAGTTAATGTTTATATAAACGTTAACCTGTAAACGACCGTGCGACGGAgaggtgacgagaatggctccTTTAATACATCgcacggtcgatacaataaaatataagaaaggataaatgagtataagtgccagaaggaaaagagagagacacaaccgggttagaatgtttaagagaagattttatctATATGTTAACGTGTGTGCGTTATGTATACATAAGAATAGATAGGCCgtcatgtatacataatgtgtatgtgtgtgcattaagtACAGACCATCGAAAGAGTCTATAATGTGACGTTAGAAGAATGTTCAGACACAAGAATGATAAATACCAGTCCGTAGTTAATGTACACGATAGTTGaaatgctgtatcaagaagttgtagCTGTAATGCAGAGCCGGTTGAGGTACTGTGGTATAAGAAGTTGTGGGTACAATGCAGAGCCGGTTGCAGGTcgtatttgctgttaaccatggtgaagtaatacACAAACAGCGTGGAGATAGAACCTGTGCAAGTGTTGCTGGTtggtgtgtatgtagagagatggTGTTTATGTTAGGACGAATGCTGCGTGGATGAAGTGTTGATGAGCctccatgtggctgctgttgagtcatcgctggaactggctgtgtggttagtggCTAGCCCTGTCGGCTCACCGGAAGTTTAGAAGAGActgtctcacgtgaccttatctgaaggctgtgattggttgggttgcatcttggcgcacaatagagcaagagacaaattgcgccaataccagccaaccagagtagtggacacaacaggtTCCAAAAGGGCGgctgttatctactacgtccgtatttatgtatataacagagagagaggaatttccCTAAAGTCGTATGCTACAAACCGAATGTTTttgtataaagtaaaataatggaaattatttattattaacgtGTTcattttcgaccccgaaagggtaaaaggcaaagtcgacctcggcggaattcgaactcagaacataacagcagacgaaataccactaagcatttcatctgtcatgcTTACGATTCTACCAATTCGCCGCCTTATGGGGAGGAAAATTTTGAAAGACAGCAATACAtgcgagagtgagaaagaaacgaggagcGTTGCCTTGGGATGTGCTCGAaacgacagccaaatctcctttaaatcacaagttttcctctgaaaatatttacaattttattttattttatttttttacacaaaaGGCTCCTCTCATatttttgaagtgcaaaaaattggccaaaatcggTCTGGGTGGGTGGGTAAGAAAAATGAACTTATGTGGTCTTCCCAATCCGAAACTGTGTTTTCTCAATACTCCCCTCCCCACTCCCCGGAAAAAATTTTCctcataaatttctttataatcgtactcaatgccatttgaaaggtgtttatataaaatttcattaaaagggAAAAAATCGAATTGTGTGAATTTTGCGGAAGTCCTCTCTCCACCCCTTGGTTCGTTTGCACAATTTTTGATTTTCAGATTCATTTACTACTCATTGTTTTACAaatattacacttttttttttgttttgttttgatatggCGGCAAAGTGTTAAACTAAAGATTAACCATTGAGTCTAAGTTTACGGGATCCGGTCTGGTTTGGTATTACACTAATTAGTTCAACATCACCTCCAGGCACATGGAGGCCTTTTTAGAAAATGTCattttgttgcaagtatttggcCAGGCTCTCAGCAGATGGAGTATGTCATTGTACCTGATACAGTATCTTACCATAGATGCAAAATACTAAAACTAAACCCGCTCCATTCAAATTTGTCTCTGAAATGTAAACATGGATAAGTTGCAACATcattttataaatgaaactttTAAGATATGTGCCAAATATCAGATAAATAATGGGGGGAAAATGGTTATATTAATTAATCTtacaaattcttaattatttttaaaaactgtttaaaaCACAACTGTGTGTTATGTTAAGAAATATGTTCATGTAAAAGTTAGAATTAGAGTTTGATCAGAAGAGATTTCAGACTTTGCTTTCATAGATGTCTTCAATTACATtaatatctaataaaatattttgaaatgtttgcaagaatttattttgtatattttctcttcatattctCTATTCTCCAGACACTATCGCATACAATATGGACTCAGCAAAGAAACAAGACATCAGTAATCTTGCTGCTTCAGTTGATTATTTTACAAACAGTCTTTATCAATCTGTGGCTACAGGAACCAACGAAAATGTCTTCATGTCACCATTCAGTGTTGCTACTGTTTTATCGATGGTTTATTTGGGAGCAAGACAAAACTCTGCCAAACagtttgaaaatgttttgaagaTAACTTCTAATCCAGATTCTGTAGCTTTggcttttaaagaatatttttcccTTTTGAAAAACTCAGATAAACTTGTCACATTCAATTCAGTGAATCGTTTGTATGCCAGTGAAAAATTCCCTATTTCAGAAGACTACAAGAACAATATTTCAAACTATTTCTTCTCTGATATTGAAAATGTAGACTTTATAACAAATGCGGAAAAAACAAGAATAGCTATTAATGATTGGGTTAAGAATAACACGAATAACAAAATTACTGATCTGTTACCAAGTGGAAGTTTGACACCTCAGTCGGTTCTAGTTCTTATTAATGCTGTGTACTTTAAAGGAATGTGGGCTGAAAAATTCTCAGAACATGCAACATCATCTAgaaagttttatttaagttctgaCAAGACTGTTTCTCATGATTTTATGTTTAAGTCTGAagattttcatataaaaataagcGAAAACTATAAAGTTGTTGAGTTGCCTTATATAGGAAAAGCTTTTAGTATGTTTGTAATTCTTCCCAATGAAATCAATGGTCTTGCTGCTTTAGAGAAGGAGATTAATGCTGAATTTC
This genomic window contains:
- the LOC106873879 gene encoding leukocyte elastase inhibitor, encoding MPFERCLYKISLKGKKSNCVNFAEVLSPPLDTIAYNMDSAKKQDISNLAASVDYFTNSLYQSVATGTNENVFMSPFSVATVLSMVYLGARQNSAKQFENVLKITSNPDSVALAFKEYFSLLKNSDKLVTFNSVNRLYASEKFPISEDYKNNISNYFFSDIENVDFITNAEKTRIAINDWVKNNTNNKITDLLPSGSLTPQSVLVLINAVYFKGMWAEKFSEHATSSRKFYLSSDKTVSHDFMFKSEDFHIKISENYKVVELPYIGKAFSMFVILPNEINGLAALEKEINAEFLKDIVDGKGFKLRRLQLNMPKFRLESSFKLGDVLKKLGLPDIFDPQKADLSGMTGGEKNICASEMFHKAFVDVNEEGTEAAAATEIHLVLCSAKIGMDFDVNHPFSFLIVDNRTKMIHFIGKVTNPTI